In Desulfotomaculum sp., a single genomic region encodes these proteins:
- a CDS encoding HslU--HslV peptidase ATPase subunit, producing the protein MEGLTPRDTMKELNKFIVGQEKAKKAVSIALRNRYRRSKLPEDLREEIVPKNILMIGPTGVGKTEIARRLARLVKAPFVKVEATKFTEIGYVGRDVEGMIRDLLETSIRMVKQEKITLVEEKARRIAEERIVELLAPLYRQESSLRNPLEMLFGGTKQTEQVDQIQEQKNRRIQVERETLRSRLAKGELETEYLEIEVDDPAPPMLEIFTGSGMEEMGINIQDMLGGILPKKKRRRKVTVTEARKILTQQEAQKLIDMDEVYSEAIKRSEEDGIVFLDEIDKIAGRDSGHGPDVSRGGVQRDILPIVEGSTIMTKYGPVRTDHILFIAAGAFHGVKPSDLIPELQGRFPLRVELDSLTQQNFLQILTEPENSLIKQYTSLMATEGLEIQFSKNSLAEIAKIAYTVNEQTENIGARRLHTIMEKLLEDISFNASEMTGQTISIDEIYVRQKLGEIVKSEDLSRYIL; encoded by the coding sequence ATGGAAGGATTAACCCCGCGGGATACTATGAAGGAGTTAAATAAATTTATTGTCGGACAGGAAAAGGCAAAAAAAGCCGTTTCGATAGCACTTCGCAACCGGTACCGGCGCAGCAAGCTTCCCGAGGATTTAAGGGAAGAAATAGTTCCCAAGAATATTCTTATGATTGGCCCGACCGGTGTTGGTAAAACAGAAATAGCGCGCAGGCTCGCAAGGCTTGTTAAGGCGCCCTTTGTTAAAGTAGAGGCAACAAAATTTACCGAGATTGGCTATGTAGGCAGGGATGTGGAAGGCATGATCAGGGATCTTTTAGAAACTTCCATCCGAATGGTCAAACAAGAAAAAATTACTCTGGTTGAGGAAAAAGCGAGAAGGATAGCAGAAGAAAGAATAGTTGAACTCCTTGCTCCTCTATACAGACAAGAATCAAGCCTCCGTAATCCCTTGGAAATGCTCTTCGGCGGAACAAAACAAACAGAACAGGTTGATCAAATCCAGGAACAAAAAAACCGCCGTATTCAGGTGGAGAGAGAAACCCTTCGCAGCAGGCTGGCTAAAGGAGAACTTGAAACGGAATACCTGGAAATAGAGGTTGATGACCCGGCGCCTCCCATGCTTGAGATCTTTACAGGTTCCGGAATGGAAGAGATGGGCATTAATATTCAGGATATGCTTGGCGGAATTTTACCCAAAAAGAAACGCAGGAGAAAAGTTACCGTAACAGAAGCTCGTAAGATCCTGACACAGCAGGAAGCCCAAAAGCTAATTGACATGGATGAAGTATATTCCGAAGCAATAAAAAGATCTGAAGAGGACGGGATTGTCTTTCTGGATGAGATAGATAAGATTGCTGGCCGCGACAGCGGTCATGGACCTGATGTTTCCCGGGGCGGTGTTCAAAGGGATATCCTGCCGATTGTTGAAGGTTCAACTATAATGACAAAATACGGACCTGTCAGAACTGATCACATACTGTTTATTGCAGCAGGCGCTTTCCATGGTGTGAAGCCTTCCGATCTTATTCCGGAACTTCAAGGACGTTTTCCGCTTCGGGTAGAGCTTGACAGCTTAACCCAACAGAACTTTTTACAGATTCTCACTGAGCCTGAAAACTCCCTTATTAAACAATATACCAGTCTGATGGCAACAGAAGGCTTAGAGATACAATTTTCAAAAAATTCTCTTGCAGAGATTGCTAAAATCGCTTATACTGTTAACGAGCAAACAGAGAATATAGGCGCCAGAAGGCTTCACACCATTATGGAAAAGCTCCTGGAAGATATTTCTTTTAATGCTAGTGAAATGACGGGGCAAACTATTTCTATAGACGAAATATATGTCCGTCAGAAACTCGGGGAGATAGTCAAGAGCGAGGATCTTAGCCGTTATATCCTATAG
- a CDS encoding HslU--HslV peptidase proteolytic subunit (heat shock protein involved in degradation of misfolded proteins): protein MFHSTTIVAVRRNGQVAMAGDGQVTFGQNTILKHRAKKIRRLYNNRVLAGFAGSVADAFALFEKFEAKLETHNGNIQRAAVELAKEWRMDKVLRRLEALLIIADLDHLLVVSGGGEVIEPDDGIAAIGSGGPYALASARALLKHTQLTASEIVREAMEVASDICVYTNKEITVEDIKPDLLSREGSETANNSQT from the coding sequence GTGTTTCATTCGACAACAATTGTAGCAGTAAGAAGAAACGGTCAGGTGGCCATGGCAGGTGACGGTCAGGTTACCTTCGGCCAAAATACAATCTTAAAACACAGGGCAAAGAAAATTAGGCGTTTATATAACAACCGCGTACTTGCCGGTTTTGCAGGTTCTGTGGCTGACGCTTTTGCTCTTTTTGAAAAATTTGAAGCCAAGTTGGAGACACACAATGGGAATATTCAAAGGGCAGCCGTTGAACTAGCCAAGGAATGGCGGATGGACAAAGTTCTTCGCCGGCTGGAAGCGCTCTTGATTATTGCTGACCTTGACCATTTGCTTGTTGTATCTGGAGGCGGGGAAGTAATTGAACCAGACGACGGCATAGCTGCCATCGGGTCCGGCGGGCCATACGCCCTTGCTTCGGCAAGGGCTTTGTTAAAACATACGCAGCTTACAGCTTCAGAAATTGTCCGTGAAGCAATGGAAGTAGCTTCGGATATTTGTGTTTACACCAACAAGGAAATTACAGTCGAAGATATTAAGCCGGATTTGCTATCACGCGAGGGCAGTGAAACAGCGAACAACTCGCAAACGTAA
- a CDS encoding stage II sporulation protein P translates to MFFLVFARNAVIRLSVILAIFSLLFLTGNRFNSFIVNRQINPYNFFSLSDNIAEWLLWAASPLIFQKNDGNGALSWRSFEPEFLLQSEIPLLAFIKPDEIVETDSTEPAVTIPDENPLIELQPLTGRNTVFIYHTHTGETYTLTDGMDRLEGKCGGVVTAGSTVKEVLENNYGLKVIHSVKIHDRQYAVSYRESEKTVRNFLSDNPKVSVIIDIHRDAGKSRKNSLVKINGQQIAPLCFIVGSDSRQPFPNWKDNYQFASHLSKKLDEKYPGLCLGVRISKGRYNQFLHPRSILVEIGSASNSTEEAVATARLFADVLGDEISGGD, encoded by the coding sequence GTGTTCTTCCTTGTCTTTGCCCGAAATGCTGTAATTCGTTTATCTGTTATATTAGCCATTTTCTCTTTATTATTCTTGACAGGCAATAGATTTAACTCTTTTATAGTCAACAGGCAAATAAATCCTTATAATTTCTTTTCTTTAAGCGACAATATTGCCGAATGGCTGCTTTGGGCAGCGTCTCCTTTGATCTTTCAAAAAAATGACGGCAATGGTGCGCTTTCCTGGAGAAGCTTTGAACCTGAGTTTCTCCTGCAATCGGAAATACCTCTTTTAGCCTTTATAAAACCGGATGAAATTGTAGAAACGGATTCAACTGAACCCGCAGTTACAATACCGGATGAAAACCCTTTAATTGAATTGCAGCCCCTAACCGGCCGGAATACAGTCTTTATTTACCACACCCATACCGGTGAGACTTATACCTTGACGGACGGTATGGATAGGCTTGAGGGTAAATGTGGTGGTGTTGTAACCGCCGGCTCAACCGTTAAAGAAGTTCTGGAAAATAATTACGGTCTAAAAGTCATTCACAGTGTTAAGATCCATGATCGGCAGTATGCTGTTTCCTACAGGGAATCAGAAAAGACTGTCCGTAATTTCTTATCCGATAATCCAAAGGTTTCCGTAATAATTGACATTCACCGGGACGCGGGAAAATCACGCAAGAACAGCCTGGTCAAAATAAACGGCCAGCAAATAGCTCCGCTTTGCTTCATTGTTGGTTCTGATTCCAGGCAGCCTTTTCCAAACTGGAAGGATAATTATCAATTCGCAAGCCATCTGTCGAAGAAACTGGACGAAAAGTACCCGGGCCTTTGTCTTGGAGTACGTATCAGTAAGGGAAGGTATAACCAGTTCTTACATCCCAGATCCATCCTGGTAGAAATCGGGAGCGCCAGTAATTCCACAGAGGAAGCGGTTGCGACAGCCCGTTTATTTGCTGATGTTCTGGGCGATGAAATTTCGGGCGGCGACTAA
- a CDS encoding 30S ribosomal protein S20, translating into MANTKTAKKRIKIIENRTLRNASIKSNLRTFIRKFENGLATATEEENRSALRKAVVIIDKAVSKGILHKNNAARKKSRLMRAFNKKVG; encoded by the coding sequence TTGGCAAATACAAAAACAGCTAAAAAAAGGATTAAGATAATCGAGAACCGCACACTTCGCAACGCAAGTATAAAATCAAATTTGCGTACTTTTATCAGGAAGTTTGAAAACGGTCTTGCGACTGCAACCGAGGAAGAGAATAGATCAGCATTAAGGAAAGCAGTTGTTATAATTGATAAGGCAGTATCTAAAGGGATCCTCCATAAAAATAACGCTGCCCGTAAGAAATCCCGTCTGATGCGTGCGTTTAATAAAAAAGTAGGTTAA
- the xerC gene encoding tyrosine recombinase XerC, producing MYPYVDNFLDYLQLEKNVSVHTLEGYQRDLFQGIDFFSHSLGKKDFEMQPGDISYQLIRAFLSKLHREKIARSSINRKLAGWRSFFKYLSREEIIKDNPFSRISYLRLEKRLPSFLFEDECRALVEAPSRNNPLGLRDRAMLETLYASGMRVSELVNLNLSDLDLTSRYLKLMGKGNKERIIPIGFPATDSIRIYLEDGRPRLAGELDSEQAVFVNRTGKRLTTRGIRGIINKQVYKSCLNRHVNPHLIRHTYATHMLNKGADIRAVQELLGHKRLSTTQVYTHVTQEKLKKVYQQFHPRA from the coding sequence ATGTATCCATATGTTGACAATTTTCTTGACTATCTGCAGTTAGAAAAAAATGTTTCTGTCCACACGCTGGAAGGTTACCAGCGAGACCTGTTTCAGGGAATAGATTTTTTTTCACATTCTCTTGGAAAAAAAGATTTTGAAATGCAGCCAGGCGATATTAGCTACCAGCTTATTCGGGCTTTTTTATCGAAACTGCACAGGGAAAAAATTGCCCGTTCCAGCATTAACAGAAAGCTGGCTGGCTGGAGATCTTTCTTTAAATATTTAAGCAGGGAAGAAATAATTAAAGACAACCCGTTTTCCAGAATAAGCTACTTGCGGCTGGAGAAACGGCTGCCTTCGTTTTTATTCGAAGATGAATGCAGGGCGCTGGTTGAAGCCCCATCAAGAAATAACCCTTTAGGCTTAAGGGATCGCGCCATGCTGGAAACTCTCTATGCTTCAGGTATGCGGGTTAGTGAATTGGTTAATTTAAATTTAAGTGATCTTGACCTGACTTCCCGTTATTTAAAGCTTATGGGCAAGGGTAATAAAGAACGGATTATACCCATTGGATTCCCTGCAACCGATAGTATAAGAATTTATCTGGAGGACGGCAGGCCCAGACTTGCCGGCGAACTTGATTCTGAACAGGCGGTCTTTGTAAATAGAACAGGGAAAAGACTGACCACCAGGGGAATCCGGGGGATAATAAATAAACAGGTCTATAAAAGCTGCCTTAACCGTCATGTAAACCCCCACCTGATTCGCCATACTTATGCCACTCACATGTTGAACAAGGGAGCTGATATAAGAGCAGTCCAGGAGTTGCTCGGCCATAAGCGTCTGTCGACTACCCAGGTATATACTCATGTTACGCAGGAGAAATTAAAGAAAGTTTACCAGCAATTTCATCCCCGGGCATAG
- the dprA gene encoding DNA-protecting protein DprA has product MKEKAFWLGWQILLPGQAKRIWHLVERFGSPKTAWEASVKELISTGGCSTEIAINLDKKKKDTEPEAEMARLAKEGIGYITYQEHSYPEPLKNIFDPPPGLFYKGDFVSQDNVAVALVGSRRPTHYGKTVAEKMAAELAESGLTIISGLARGIDSSAHRGALKAGGRTIAVLGNGVDLVYPRENRELQDNISSSGAVISEYPLGSPPEAWHFPVRNRIISGLSRAIVVIEASERSGTLITADCALEQGREVLAVPGNINSPMSKGTNRLIKQGARLVEKTEDVFEEIGLGSLFRQDEIKTKTLPKMSLVEENIYRLLIGNTCDLDDIIEQLGLSAQETLAALMFLEIKGLVRQLPGRLYTSHE; this is encoded by the coding sequence ATGAAGGAAAAAGCTTTTTGGCTTGGCTGGCAGATTCTGCTGCCCGGTCAGGCAAAACGGATCTGGCATCTTGTTGAGCGTTTTGGTTCACCCAAAACAGCCTGGGAAGCATCTGTCAAAGAACTTATCAGCACTGGCGGTTGTTCAACTGAAATTGCCATAAATTTGGACAAAAAGAAGAAAGATACGGAACCGGAAGCAGAAATGGCTCGCCTGGCCAAAGAGGGGATTGGATATATAACTTACCAGGAACATTCTTATCCCGAACCATTGAAGAACATTTTTGATCCACCGCCAGGACTCTTTTATAAAGGAGATTTCGTTTCACAGGATAACGTTGCAGTTGCCCTTGTAGGCTCAAGGCGGCCAACCCATTACGGAAAAACAGTTGCCGAAAAGATGGCGGCAGAACTAGCGGAAAGCGGCTTAACAATAATCAGCGGCCTGGCCAGGGGTATTGACAGCAGCGCCCACAGGGGAGCTTTGAAAGCTGGCGGCCGGACTATTGCAGTCTTGGGGAATGGCGTTGATCTTGTTTACCCGCGAGAAAACAGGGAACTTCAGGATAATATTTCGTCAAGCGGCGCAGTAATCAGTGAATACCCTTTGGGCTCTCCTCCGGAAGCATGGCATTTTCCTGTCAGAAACCGGATTATCAGCGGACTTTCCAGGGCAATAGTTGTGATTGAAGCATCTGAGCGAAGCGGCACATTAATTACAGCTGATTGCGCTCTTGAACAGGGCAGGGAAGTGCTGGCGGTACCCGGAAATATAAACAGTCCCATGAGTAAGGGAACAAACCGTTTGATCAAACAGGGCGCCCGCCTGGTTGAAAAGACAGAAGATGTTTTTGAAGAAATCGGGCTTGGCAGTTTATTCAGGCAGGATGAAATAAAAACAAAGACTCTTCCAAAAATGAGCCTGGTTGAAGAAAACATTTATCGTTTGCTTATTGGCAACACATGCGATCTTGACGATATAATAGAGCAGTTGGGACTTTCCGCACAGGAAACACTAGCAGCGCTTATGTTCCTTGAAATTAAGGGACTGGTCAGACAGCTGCCCGGCAGACTTTATACTTCACATGAATAA
- a CDS encoding ribonuclease J, producing the protein MAKEPKLTVIPLGGLGEIGKNIMAIKLGEDILVVDCGLMFPEEELLGIDVVIPDISYLLENRNSVRGIVLTHGHEDHIGALPYLSKQLDVPIFGTKLTLSLLEGKLKEQGIADGACLKVVKPRDSVVIGPFKVEFIRVSHSVPDAVAIAIHTPVGVLVHTGDFKIDHTPVDGQVTDLFQLARLGEKGVLVLMSDSTNVERPGYTMSESLIGNTFDETFRHAKERIIIATFASNIHRLQQAITTAFNYGRKVAVIGRSMVNVISIASELGYLIIPEGTLVELDEAGKLPSNKVVFLSTGSQGEPMSALTRMAWGDHRQVDILPGDTVIISAAPIPGNEKLVSRVIDLLFKKGAHVIHENISGVHVSGHASQEELRLMINLIKPKFFVPIHGEYRMLIKHAELAQSMGIPASRVFIIENGQALEFTHRSGRLAGRVSSGRVLVDGLGIGDVGNVVLRDRKQLSQDGILIVVVTIDRETGLIMAGPDIVSRGFVYVRESEQLMDEARERVKNALDNCFEQGFSERGAIKSQVRETLNKFLYEKTRRRPMVLPIIMEI; encoded by the coding sequence CTGGCCAAAGAACCAAAGTTGACCGTTATTCCGTTAGGCGGCTTGGGTGAGATAGGTAAAAACATAATGGCAATCAAGCTGGGTGAAGATATCCTGGTTGTTGATTGTGGCCTTATGTTTCCCGAAGAAGAGCTTTTAGGAATTGATGTAGTGATCCCTGATATCAGCTATCTTTTGGAAAACAGAAATTCTGTCCGTGGAATTGTATTGACACACGGACACGAGGATCATATCGGGGCTTTGCCTTATCTGTCCAAACAACTTGATGTTCCTATTTTCGGAACTAAGCTTACTTTGAGTTTGCTTGAGGGCAAGCTCAAGGAACAGGGTATTGCAGACGGAGCCTGCTTAAAAGTAGTCAAACCGAGGGATTCAGTTGTAATCGGGCCTTTTAAGGTCGAGTTTATCAGAGTTTCTCATAGTGTACCGGACGCTGTGGCAATAGCAATCCACACCCCTGTAGGAGTTCTGGTACACACAGGGGATTTTAAAATCGACCATACACCGGTAGACGGACAGGTGACTGATTTATTTCAATTGGCCAGACTTGGTGAAAAAGGCGTTTTAGTACTTATGTCCGACAGCACCAATGTTGAGCGGCCCGGTTACACCATGTCTGAGAGCCTTATCGGCAATACTTTTGACGAGACCTTCCGGCACGCAAAAGAAAGAATAATTATTGCCACATTCGCTTCAAATATACACCGTCTGCAACAGGCAATAACAACTGCCTTTAATTACGGGCGTAAAGTAGCCGTAATTGGCCGGAGTATGGTCAATGTTATCTCTATTGCCAGTGAATTGGGGTATCTTATTATACCGGAAGGCACACTTGTTGAACTTGATGAGGCAGGCAAACTCCCAAGCAACAAGGTCGTTTTTTTAAGCACAGGCAGTCAGGGTGAACCAATGTCCGCGTTAACCAGAATGGCATGGGGTGACCACCGTCAGGTTGATATTCTTCCCGGTGATACAGTAATAATTTCTGCAGCCCCAATCCCGGGAAATGAAAAACTGGTCTCCAGGGTTATTGATTTGTTATTTAAGAAGGGAGCCCATGTTATCCATGAAAATATCTCGGGTGTTCATGTAAGCGGTCATGCCAGCCAGGAGGAACTCCGGTTGATGATTAACCTTATTAAACCGAAATTTTTCGTGCCCATTCATGGCGAATACCGCATGCTGATCAAACATGCAGAACTGGCCCAAAGCATGGGAATTCCAGCGTCAAGAGTCTTTATTATTGAAAATGGCCAGGCGCTGGAATTTACACATCGTTCAGGAAGGTTAGCCGGCAGGGTTTCATCCGGTCGTGTGCTGGTCGACGGCCTTGGAATAGGTGACGTAGGAAATGTTGTTTTACGTGATCGCAAACAACTTTCTCAGGATGGTATTTTAATAGTTGTTGTTACTATTGACAGAGAAACTGGTTTGATTATGGCGGGACCAGATATTGTATCCCGCGGTTTTGTTTATGTACGGGAGTCAGAACAATTGATGGACGAAGCACGGGAAAGGGTAAAAAATGCTCTGGATAATTGTTTTGAACAGGGGTTTTCAGAACGGGGGGCAATCAAATCTCAGGTCAGGGAAACTCTGAATAAATTTCTTTATGAAAAAACCAGAAGGCGGCCAATGGTCTTACCGATTATAATGGAAATATGA
- a CDS encoding type I DNA topoisomerase translates to MTKTLVIVESPTKARSLSKFLGSKYTVKASMGHVRDLPRSSLGIQTEDSFQPKYITIRGKGEIIKDLKSAVKKVDCVLLAPDPDREGEAIAWHLREMLKLKDSPCRVEFNEVTKQAVQKAIKNPREIDFNRVNSQQARRILDRLVGYNLSPLLWQKVKNGLSAGRVQSVAIRLICDRENEIESFLPEEYWTITVNFAQKDGVSFEAKLYKINNEKAVISDKKQVDKIVKDLTGVSYRVKKITTQEKTRYPSPPFTTSTLQQEAYHKLNYTARRTMGIVQQLYEGLDVGEKTPVGLVTYIRTDSTRISESAQTEAVSFLKEKFGQEFVSNFQKHAVQKGKIQDAHEAIRPTSIYREPETVKKYLSRDQYKLYKLIWSRFAASQMSPALIETTSVDLDTGIYLFRTSGSVIKFPGFMRVYIESGQDELKEFDVTLPKLFEGDLYKAKSLAPKQHFTQPPPRYTDATLIKTLEEKGIGRPSTYAPIVETILRRGYVNRLKKQFMPTELGKVVVDLLKNHFHNIIDVEFTAMIEEKLDKVEEGKLDWVEMIRDFYFPFRETVETAAEKIEKVMLQEEQTEEKCIKCGRNMVIKFGRHGKFLACPGFPECRYLKPLVASTGVPCPQCEGELVVRQSKKGRRFFGCSRYPECNFVTWYEPSPEKCPRCGGLMVSKQNSGGHTRLSCINAECGFNSEAENSVPSRKADQKKTKKRNASNNVVIKKATT, encoded by the coding sequence TTGACAAAAACGCTGGTTATAGTCGAATCACCAACCAAAGCAAGAAGTCTAAGCAAGTTCCTGGGAAGTAAATACACTGTCAAAGCTTCGATGGGGCATGTAAGGGATCTGCCGCGAAGCAGCCTGGGAATTCAAACCGAAGACAGTTTCCAACCAAAGTATATTACAATCAGGGGAAAAGGAGAAATAATCAAAGATCTGAAATCAGCGGTAAAAAAAGTTGATTGTGTTTTACTTGCCCCTGATCCTGACCGTGAAGGTGAAGCCATTGCCTGGCACTTGCGTGAAATGCTGAAGCTAAAAGACAGCCCCTGCCGTGTCGAATTCAATGAGGTAACCAAACAGGCCGTCCAGAAAGCTATTAAAAACCCGCGTGAAATAGATTTCAACCGTGTTAATTCTCAACAAGCACGGCGTATTTTAGACCGCCTGGTAGGTTATAATCTGAGCCCCCTGTTGTGGCAAAAAGTAAAGAATGGACTAAGCGCGGGACGGGTGCAGTCAGTCGCAATCCGTCTGATTTGTGATCGGGAAAACGAGATTGAATCCTTCCTGCCAGAGGAATATTGGACGATTACTGTTAACTTTGCTCAAAAAGACGGTGTTTCCTTCGAGGCGAAGTTATATAAAATAAATAACGAAAAAGCAGTCATCTCAGATAAAAAGCAGGTTGATAAAATTGTCAAAGATCTTACCGGAGTTTCCTACCGTGTAAAAAAGATTACGACTCAGGAAAAAACCCGCTACCCGTCTCCGCCGTTTACAACCAGTACCCTGCAGCAGGAAGCATACCACAAATTAAATTATACAGCCAGACGAACAATGGGGATCGTACAGCAACTATACGAAGGACTGGATGTAGGTGAGAAAACCCCTGTTGGGCTTGTGACATATATAAGGACTGATTCCACCAGGATCTCTGAATCTGCCCAGACAGAGGCAGTGAGTTTTCTTAAGGAAAAGTTTGGCCAGGAATTCGTCTCAAACTTTCAAAAACATGCCGTACAAAAAGGGAAAATTCAGGATGCCCATGAGGCTATCAGACCGACCTCCATCTACCGTGAACCGGAGACGGTTAAGAAATATTTATCAAGAGACCAGTATAAACTTTACAAACTTATTTGGTCACGGTTTGCCGCCAGCCAGATGAGTCCGGCGCTGATTGAAACTACCAGTGTAGATCTGGATACAGGAATCTATCTTTTCAGAACTTCAGGTTCGGTTATAAAATTTCCCGGCTTCATGCGTGTTTACATTGAATCCGGCCAGGATGAATTAAAGGAATTTGACGTAACACTGCCAAAGCTTTTTGAAGGCGATCTATATAAAGCCAAGTCTTTGGCCCCGAAACAACATTTCACACAACCGCCTCCACGGTATACAGACGCAACATTAATTAAAACACTGGAGGAGAAAGGAATTGGCAGGCCCAGTACTTATGCTCCAATCGTGGAGACAATCTTAAGACGAGGTTATGTGAACAGGTTAAAAAAGCAGTTTATGCCTACTGAATTGGGCAAAGTTGTTGTCGATCTTCTTAAAAATCATTTTCATAACATTATAGATGTTGAATTTACAGCAATGATTGAGGAAAAACTCGACAAAGTCGAAGAAGGTAAACTGGATTGGGTCGAAATGATTCGGGATTTTTATTTTCCTTTCAGGGAAACCGTCGAGACCGCAGCTGAAAAGATCGAAAAAGTAATGCTGCAGGAAGAACAAACTGAAGAAAAATGCATAAAATGCGGCAGAAATATGGTTATCAAGTTCGGCAGGCACGGCAAATTTCTTGCCTGTCCGGGATTTCCGGAATGCCGCTATCTTAAACCTTTGGTTGCATCTACGGGAGTACCCTGTCCACAATGCGAAGGTGAACTGGTCGTGCGGCAAAGTAAGAAAGGACGCCGTTTTTTCGGCTGCAGCCGTTATCCCGAATGCAACTTTGTGACCTGGTATGAGCCCAGTCCGGAAAAATGCCCCCGCTGTGGCGGATTAATGGTCTCAAAGCAGAATAGCGGTGGACATACCCGTCTTTCATGCATTAATGCTGAGTGCGGCTTTAATTCAGAAGCGGAAAATAGCGTTCCAAGTCGAAAAGCTGATCAGAAAAAAACCAAGAAAAGAAATGCAAGTAATAACGTAGTAATAAAGAAGGCAACAACTTGA
- a CDS encoding GTP-sensing pleiotropic transcriptional regulator CodY translates to MRNLLDKTRSLNRLLQKSAGYPVDFREIAAILGENIGCSVYIVDRRGKTLGYSYLKGFSCEIMDNFVESPVGFPEEYNETLLHMDETNANFTQTPGVCVFNQQTGCKFNNKVMTVVPIVGAGSRLGTLMLAKFEPKFNDEDLILAEYGATVIGMEILRARAGRMEEEARKRAAVQIAIGTLSYSELDAVHHIFEELNGDEGLLVASKIADSVGITRSVIVNALRKFESAGVIESKSLGMKGTYIRVLNDRLLEELERLKQY, encoded by the coding sequence ATGCGCAACCTTCTCGATAAAACACGTTCCTTAAACAGGTTACTGCAGAAATCTGCAGGATACCCAGTTGATTTCAGAGAAATAGCGGCCATTCTTGGAGAAAACATCGGATGCAGCGTTTATATCGTTGACCGGCGCGGTAAAACCCTCGGGTACTCATATCTAAAAGGTTTTAGTTGTGAAATAATGGATAACTTTGTTGAATCCCCTGTTGGTTTTCCTGAGGAATACAACGAAACATTGCTGCATATGGATGAAACAAACGCAAATTTTACACAGACACCGGGTGTCTGTGTTTTTAACCAGCAAACAGGTTGTAAATTCAATAATAAAGTTATGACGGTAGTACCCATTGTGGGGGCTGGTTCCAGATTAGGGACTCTTATGCTAGCCAAATTTGAGCCAAAGTTTAATGATGAAGACCTTATTTTAGCTGAGTACGGCGCCACAGTTATCGGCATGGAAATACTGCGCGCCAGGGCAGGACGTATGGAAGAAGAAGCCCGTAAGAGGGCGGCAGTGCAAATTGCTATCGGCACACTGTCTTATTCGGAACTAGATGCGGTACATCATATCTTTGAAGAGTTAAATGGTGATGAAGGCTTACTGGTAGCAAGCAAAATAGCAGATAGTGTAGGAATAACTCGATCTGTTATAGTAAATGCTCTGCGTAAATTTGAAAGCGCTGGAGTCATTGAATCAAAATCCCTGGGTATGAAAGGAACGTACATCAGGGTGTTAAACGACAGGCTGCTGGAAGAGCTTGAAAGGCTTAAACAATATTAA